Proteins encoded by one window of Candidatus Neomarinimicrobiota bacterium:
- the bamA gene encoding outer membrane protein assembly factor BamA produces MKRIIFVIISIFIMYAFPQEKAKILGITVKGNKTIKEESIKLQSGLFEGKSIGIEGIQNAIKRLWNLKLFSDIKIYLDKATSDGVFLIIEVKEYPRLGNVSITGNKKISKNKIKDQIKLIKGQVLSNSRIFSVRKKIIDLYKEEGFLNAKVEIETKKTADENVVDLVVRIRENKKVRIGDIVFTGNKAFSDSRLRRVMKETHKRNLFLLRIGEFKKDKYEEDKENVLKFYRNHGYRDVEILYDTIKYAKNGKRMIIEIGIYEGPQYKYRNFEFVGNRLYSDSELMRVLNLKRGDVYNEEEFQRAIYERLNGLYMDQGYLFFQVDPKLIPVDDDSLDVNIFITENKIVKVNKINIYGNDKTHENVIRRELFIYPGDIFRRDVLIRSQRNIFLLNYFSNVEPNIIPVDEDKVDLEIKVEEKSSDRANLSFSYSELYGLVGGGGLEFTNFRGRGQRLSLMYQRGTGYSFYTGTAPGYESFSISFTEPYVFGTPNLFGFSIFYYQRGGGAYYYPFDLDQQGFSLRWGRRFRWPDRYFRGTWILNVSKKKYKNVSQSYIERVLYGEDNPRGVSITQIIRRDSRDKPEFPTTGSVLEVVNTLSGGVLGGNEEFHKHQFSIEFYTPTFWKLVLFNHLEFGIIKRLHKESFLPPDERFYLGGSGIYYGIALRGYDDLSIGPRQSWGAVSPYGGETYLKYTFEYRMGLSENPTIYLLTFFEAGNTWKSLSVTDPFDLKRSLGVGVRFFMPAIGMIGFDFGYGFDDVDEPGTEGWGKPEGWKTHFIFGMPF; encoded by the coding sequence ATGAAAAGAATTATTTTTGTTATTATTTCAATTTTTATTATGTATGCATTTCCACAGGAGAAAGCTAAAATTTTAGGTATTACTGTTAAAGGTAACAAAACCATTAAGGAGGAAAGTATAAAACTTCAATCAGGATTATTTGAGGGGAAAAGTATTGGAATTGAGGGTATCCAGAATGCAATAAAGCGATTATGGAATTTAAAGTTATTCTCTGATATTAAAATTTATCTTGATAAAGCGACAAGTGATGGGGTTTTTCTAATAATAGAGGTTAAAGAATATCCAAGGCTTGGTAATGTAAGTATTACAGGAAATAAAAAAATAAGCAAAAATAAGATAAAGGATCAAATAAAACTGATTAAGGGACAGGTATTATCAAATAGTAGAATTTTTTCAGTAAGAAAGAAAATTATTGATCTGTATAAAGAGGAAGGGTTTTTGAACGCTAAAGTTGAAATTGAGACTAAAAAGACTGCCGATGAAAATGTTGTGGATCTGGTGGTCAGGATAAGAGAAAACAAAAAAGTAAGAATTGGTGATATAGTATTTACAGGAAATAAAGCTTTTTCCGATTCACGATTAAGAAGGGTGATGAAAGAGACCCACAAAAGGAATCTTTTTCTATTAAGAATTGGTGAGTTTAAGAAAGATAAGTATGAAGAGGATAAGGAAAATGTTTTAAAATTTTACAGAAATCATGGGTATAGAGATGTTGAAATATTATATGATACAATTAAGTATGCTAAAAATGGAAAGAGGATGATCATAGAAATAGGGATATATGAAGGTCCTCAGTATAAATACAGAAATTTTGAATTCGTTGGAAATAGACTTTATTCGGACAGCGAGCTAATGAGAGTTTTAAATTTAAAGCGAGGTGATGTTTATAATGAAGAAGAATTTCAACGGGCAATTTATGAGAGACTGAACGGTCTATATATGGATCAGGGTTATCTATTTTTTCAGGTAGATCCCAAATTAATACCTGTTGATGATGATAGCCTCGATGTAAATATATTCATAACAGAAAATAAAATTGTTAAGGTTAATAAGATAAATATATATGGTAATGATAAAACCCATGAGAATGTTATAAGAAGGGAGCTTTTTATTTATCCCGGTGACATTTTTAGGAGAGATGTCTTAATACGAAGCCAGCGAAATATATTCTTACTTAATTATTTTAGTAATGTTGAGCCAAATATAATACCAGTAGATGAAGATAAGGTTGATCTGGAAATCAAGGTTGAGGAAAAATCATCTGATAGAGCAAATCTTTCTTTTAGTTATAGTGAACTTTACGGTTTGGTTGGTGGAGGTGGATTAGAGTTTACAAATTTTCGAGGTAGAGGACAAAGATTATCTTTAATGTATCAACGGGGAACGGGATATTCTTTTTATACAGGTACAGCTCCAGGATATGAGTCTTTTAGCATCAGTTTTACTGAGCCCTATGTTTTTGGGACACCGAATCTTTTCGGATTTTCTATATTTTATTATCAAAGAGGTGGAGGTGCTTACTATTATCCTTTTGATCTTGATCAACAGGGATTTTCTTTGAGATGGGGAAGGAGATTCAGATGGCCCGATAGATATTTCAGAGGGACATGGATTCTCAATGTAAGTAAGAAAAAATATAAAAATGTATCTCAATCATACATAGAGAGAGTACTATATGGTGAAGACAATCCCAGAGGAGTTAGCATTACTCAAATTATTAGAAGGGATAGCAGGGATAAGCCAGAGTTTCCGACAACAGGTTCCGTTCTGGAGGTTGTAAATACACTCTCTGGTGGTGTACTAGGTGGAAATGAGGAATTTCATAAGCATCAATTTTCCATAGAGTTTTATACTCCGACTTTCTGGAAACTAGTATTATTTAATCACTTGGAATTTGGTATAATAAAAAGGCTGCATAAGGAGTCTTTTTTGCCACCAGATGAAAGGTTTTATTTGGGTGGCTCTGGTATCTACTATGGTATAGCCCTGCGTGGTTATGATGATTTATCAATTGGTCCTCGGCAGAGTTGGGGGGCGGTTAGTCCATATGGTGGTGAGACATATCTTAAATATACTTTTGAATATAGGATGGGATTGTCAGAGAATCCAACTATATATTTGTTGACGTTTTTTGAAGCTGGAAATACGTGGAAAAGTCTCTCTGTTACGGATCCTTTTGATTTGAAAAGGTCACTGGGTGTGGGAGTGAGATTTTTTATGCCAGCCATTGGAATGATTGGATTTGATTTTGGATATGGATTTGATGATGTAGACGAGCCTGGTACTGAAGGATGGGGTAAGCCAGAGGGCTGGAAGACACATTTTATATTTGGGATGCCATTTTAA
- a CDS encoding OmpH family outer membrane protein, translated as MKRFGLFAIIAICLIILAGNLNAQLKIGYVNSEVILKEYDEAREAQAKLDMEAKKIQDEYQRMLAKLDSLQREYERQRLIMSEARRTEKENEIASLQREIQEYQIKKLGPDGEIYKKQAEYVGPVLEKIRKVIQKIGEEGKYDYIFDSVAGNILFADPAHDLTDQVLYELKRMQ; from the coding sequence GTGAAAAGATTTGGATTATTTGCTATTATTGCTATTTGTCTGATAATTCTTGCCGGGAATCTAAATGCCCAGTTAAAAATAGGTTATGTTAATTCAGAAGTGATTTTAAAAGAGTATGATGAGGCAAGAGAGGCACAGGCAAAGCTTGATATGGAAGCTAAGAAGATTCAGGATGAATATCAGAGAATGCTTGCAAAACTTGATAGCTTACAGAGAGAATATGAAAGGCAAAGACTGATAATGAGTGAGGCGCGAAGGACTGAGAAAGAAAATGAAATCGCATCTCTTCAGAGAGAAATACAGGAATATCAAATTAAAAAGCTCGGACCTGATGGTGAAATTTATAAAAAGCAGGCAGAGTATGTCGGTCCTGTGCTTGAAAAGATAAGGAAGGTTATTCAAAAAATCGGTGAAGAGGGAAAATATGATTATATTTTTGATTCGGTAGCTGGGAATATTTTATTTGCAGATCCTGCTCATGATTTAACTGATCAAGTGTTATATGAATTGAAAAGAATGCAATAG